Proteins co-encoded in one Setaria viridis chromosome 9, Setaria_viridis_v4.0, whole genome shotgun sequence genomic window:
- the LOC117839994 gene encoding protein TUNICAMYCIN INDUCED 1 encodes MASSPLPLTSLVLLALLLLSAPSPSASASLSFLADSFNASVSTFADPELEDPAPEPTFLEEVIDAVSEKYDWDPDAEVRVWPLDADAVRVGAVQRYDFRARAGGVAALARFSDEAVEWRRPTSPAVEEVDGPDGIDVVPGDGAFGFSRGVRDVELVGPVELKLAGDEDGGLVELQLPSGNVTYTRLKKILVADGVGLEVIGAQKVSLSHPHSIGLLANGSLLSSSNNLSQIWPWSTTCAPLLQVGVVGSVVIVVHQTSVSGGHVKTELRSHDTMELLPDKCQVNVSNRLISACLFCSISPRLIKLERILKSWFSKRNMENSSMHFIEAKVTSIPLVKFRLELERDITEEDPIWKDVPEWKTLPIVQRVTLDIVARVEDDDRLKAISVKKVRQPFPIVDTTSWGSLTSNVSFTQFMSFVLPPEPLSLDVKW; translated from the exons ATGGCCTCCTCGCCCCTCCCTCTCACctccctcgtcctcctcgcGCTGCTGCTCCTCTCCGCCCCGTCTCCGTCCGCTTCCGCCTCGCTCTCCTTCCTCGCCGATTCCTTCAACGCCTCCGTCTCCACCTTCGCGGACCCGGAGCTGGAGGACCCGGCCCCGGAGCCCACCTTCCTCGAGGAGGTCATCGACGCCGTCTCGGAGAAGTACGACTGGGACCCGGACGCCGAGGTCAGGGTCTggccgctcgacgccgacgccgtccgCGTTGGCGCGGTGCAGCGGTACGATTttcgggcgcgggcgggcggggtggcggcgctggcgcggttCTCCGACGAGGCCGTGGAGTGGAGGCGCCCCACCTCGCCCGCGGTCGAGGAGGTGGACGGACCGGACGGGATCGACGTCgtccccggcgacggcgcgtTTGGGTTCAGCCGCGGCGTGAGGGACGTGGAGCTGGTCGGGCCGGTGGAGTTGAAGCTCGCTGGCGATGAGGATGGCGGCCTCGTCGAGCTCCAGTTGCCATCG GGGAATGTCACTTATACAAGGCTGAAGAAGATACTAGTCGCTGATGGAGTTGGATTAGAGGTCATCGGTGCACAGAAAGTTTCACTTTCCCACCCACACAGTATAGGTCTTTTAGCAAATGGAAGCTTGCTGAGTAGTAGCAACAACCTCAGCCAAATATGGCCTTGGAGCACAACTTGTGCCCCACTACTTCAAGTTGGTGTTGTAGGATCAGTTGTAATTGTGGTGCATCAAACCAGTGTGTCTGGAGGCCATGTGAAGACTGAGTTGAGGTCACATGACACCATGGAGTTATTGCCGGACAAGTGTCAAGTCAACGTATCAAATCGGTTGATCTCAGCATGTTTGTTCTGCTCAATTAGCCCAAGACTGATAAAGCTTGAAAGGATCTTGAAGAGTTGGTTTAGCAAAAGAAACATGGAGAATAGCTCAATGCATTTCATTGAAGCTAAAGTGACATCGATACCTTTGGTGAAATTCCGTTTGGAGCTTGAAAGGGACATCACTGAAGAGGATCCCATCTGGAAAGATGTTCCAGAATGGAAAACACTACCTATTGTCCAGCGAGTCACCCTTGACATTGTAGCTAGGGTGGAAGATGACGATAGGCTGAAGGCTATTTCAGTGAAGAAGGTTAGACAACCGTTCCCTATAGTGGACACTACTTCTTGGGGCAGCCTGACTTCAAATGTTTCGTTCACACAGTTTATGTCATTTGTATTACCACCAGAACCTCTGTCGCTGGATGTAAAATGGTGA
- the LOC117839995 gene encoding serine/threonine-protein kinase Aurora-3, translating to MAARKEWSMSDFEIGRYIGEAARASFAREGKFRPREEERVRGGAQGDVQGEAGYQFHSHLRREIEIQKGLDHPNVLRLFAWFHDEERVVLVLEYAARGELYKVLRTAGRFTERTAATIRTPCPCSFCFTVNFAPNLLVKDSSKRLSLEDIMKHPWIKKNAEPSGSCIKQKDL from the exons ATGGCGGCGCGTAAGGAGTGGAGCATGTCCGACTTCGAGATCGGCAGGTACATCGGCGAGGCCGCGAGGGCAAGTTTCGCCCGCGAGGGCAAGTTTCGCCCGCGAGAAGAAG AGCGGGTACGTGGTGGCGCTCAAGGTGACGTACAAGGCGAAGCTGGGTACCAGTTCCACTCGCACCTGCGGCGGGAGATTGAAATCCAGAAAGGGCTCGATCACCCCAACGTGCTCCGCCTCTTCGCCTGGTTCCACGACGAAGAGcgcgtcgtcctcgtcctcgaatACGCGGCCCGTGGTGAGCTGTACAAGGTCCTCCGCACCGCTGGCCGCTTCACCGagcgcaccgccgccaccataaGGACCCCTTGCCCCTGTTCCTTTTGCTTCACTGTTAATTTTGCCCCAAAC CTTCTAGTGAAGGATTCAAGCAAGAGGCTTTCTCTTGAAGACATAATGAAGCATCCATGGATCAAAAAGAATGCAGAACCTTCAGGGAGTTGCATTAAGCAAAAAGACCTATGA